A single region of the Arthrobacter sp. zg-Y820 genome encodes:
- a CDS encoding FAD-dependent oxidoreductase, protein MALESVLIAGGGMAGFAAARELRSRGFGGRVTIIDPEGLPYDRPPLSKEYLLGTRSSEQILLAGEAWYQEQGIAILAGKAAGLKPDEGIVLLEDGRELAADKIVLATGAAARRLEIPGGELETVLGLRNRTDADRLRSRLHPGVRLVIIGAGLIGAETASTALAVGAEVTLIDPVDPPLVPAVGHALAQRLHRMHAARGIRAVTAVPAAIVGDGTGYRVEVEGSTAIHADVILVGIGIVPETALASSAGLDIDNGILVDDRQRTSHPNVYAVGDAARTRHSDGTLLRRAEHWEHARNTGATAAAALLGQDLPVHGASWFWSDRHGVHVEGVGSMVGEGHTVTREIDGVPVASFRLAADGRVEGCAAIDGGFTVRAARRIIDRRILVDPARLADPGVDLRKLAR, encoded by the coding sequence ATGGCCCTGGAATCCGTCCTCATCGCAGGCGGCGGCATGGCAGGCTTCGCAGCGGCCCGCGAGCTGCGCTCCCGCGGCTTCGGCGGCCGGGTGACCATCATCGACCCCGAAGGGCTGCCCTACGACCGTCCGCCGCTGAGCAAGGAGTATCTGCTCGGGACGCGCAGCAGCGAACAGATTCTGCTCGCCGGGGAAGCCTGGTATCAGGAACAGGGGATCGCGATCCTGGCCGGCAAAGCTGCAGGCCTGAAGCCCGACGAGGGCATCGTGCTGCTTGAGGACGGCCGGGAGCTGGCCGCCGACAAAATTGTGCTGGCTACCGGTGCGGCAGCCCGCCGGCTGGAGATCCCGGGCGGGGAGCTGGAAACAGTGCTTGGACTGCGGAACCGCACCGACGCAGACCGGCTGCGCTCCCGGCTGCATCCGGGCGTGCGGCTGGTAATTATCGGCGCAGGCCTGATCGGCGCCGAGACCGCATCAACAGCACTGGCGGTCGGTGCGGAGGTGACGCTGATCGACCCGGTTGATCCGCCGCTGGTGCCGGCGGTGGGACATGCTTTGGCGCAGCGCCTGCACCGGATGCATGCCGCCCGCGGCATCCGTGCGGTTACCGCAGTTCCCGCGGCCATCGTCGGGGACGGTACCGGATATCGGGTTGAGGTCGAGGGCAGCACGGCCATCCACGCCGACGTGATACTGGTTGGCATCGGAATCGTTCCGGAGACTGCGCTGGCCTCCTCTGCCGGTCTGGACATCGACAACGGCATCCTGGTGGATGACCGCCAGCGCACCAGCCACCCCAACGTTTATGCCGTCGGAGACGCAGCCCGCACCAGGCACTCCGACGGGACCCTCCTGCGCCGGGCCGAGCACTGGGAACATGCGCGAAACACCGGCGCCACCGCTGCCGCTGCCCTCCTCGGGCAGGACCTGCCGGTCCACGGTGCTTCTTGGTTCTGGTCCGACCGCCACGGAGTCCACGTTGAAGGGGTCGGCTCGATGGTGGGGGAGGGGCACACCGTGACCCGCGAAATAGACGGGGTGCCCGTAGCGAGTTTCCGGCTGGCTGCAGATGGCCGCGTGGAAGGCTGCGCCGCCATCGACGGCGGCTTCACGGTGCGGGCCGCCCGCCGCATCATCGACCGCCGCATCCTGGTGGATCCCGCCAGATTGGCGGACCCCGGCGTCGACCTCCGGAAACTGGCCCGCTGA
- a CDS encoding phosphoenolpyruvate carboxykinase (GTP): MGDDARQLVLDESGDNVAPSHLDSNTPGASAEAPTTHEALLAWVQQVAELTQPDRVYWVDGSEAENKALTDELVDAGTLVRLNPEEFPNSFAAFSDPKDVARVEEQTFICSENKHDAGFTNNWMEPSQMRAKLDGLFSGSMRGRTMYVIPFVMGHLEAEDPKFGVEITDSAYVVASMRIMARIGTDVLRKMEELDAFFVPALHSVGAPLAEGEADVAWPCSDDKWIVHFPEDRSIWSYGSGYGGNALLGKKCYALRIASIMARDEGWLAEHMLILKLTSPEKKDYFVAAAFPSACGKTNLALLDPTIEGWKVETLGDDITWMRFGHDGELRATNPEAGLFGVAPGTGWSTNPNAMRAIAKGNSIFTNVALTDTGGVWWEGMTDEAPAHLTDWLGNEWTPEAGHPAAHPNSRFCTPIDQIDMLAEEYHSPNGVPVSAILFGGRRKTTVPLVTQSRDWTNGIFMGSTLSSETTAAAAGQVGVVRRDPMAMLPFMGYDAGDYLRHWITLSGKANQETLPKIFLVNWFRRTADGGFAWPGFGDNSRVLKWVIERIEGTADAVETPIGFVPTGESLDLTGLDMTPADVEAAVRVDPEEWKKELAGIEEWYSRFGESLPEDLVAELQTLKERFASA; the protein is encoded by the coding sequence ATGGGCGATGACGCGCGTCAGCTAGTTCTCGATGAGAGCGGCGATAACGTTGCTCCGAGCCATTTGGACAGCAACACACCGGGGGCTTCTGCGGAAGCACCCACCACCCACGAGGCTCTGCTGGCTTGGGTTCAGCAAGTAGCCGAGCTGACGCAGCCCGATCGCGTGTATTGGGTCGATGGGTCTGAGGCGGAAAACAAGGCCCTGACCGATGAACTGGTCGACGCCGGAACGCTGGTTCGGCTGAACCCGGAGGAGTTCCCGAACTCCTTCGCTGCGTTCTCCGACCCCAAGGACGTGGCGCGTGTCGAGGAACAGACTTTCATCTGCTCCGAGAACAAGCACGACGCTGGGTTCACCAACAACTGGATGGAACCGTCGCAGATGCGGGCCAAGCTGGACGGCCTGTTCTCCGGTTCCATGCGCGGACGCACCATGTACGTCATTCCCTTTGTCATGGGACATCTCGAAGCAGAAGATCCCAAGTTCGGCGTCGAAATCACCGACAGCGCCTACGTGGTTGCCTCCATGCGGATCATGGCGCGCATCGGCACCGACGTGCTGCGCAAGATGGAGGAGCTGGATGCGTTCTTCGTGCCCGCCCTGCACTCCGTCGGCGCTCCGCTGGCCGAGGGCGAGGCGGACGTGGCCTGGCCCTGCAGCGACGACAAGTGGATTGTGCACTTCCCCGAAGACCGTTCCATCTGGTCCTACGGTTCCGGCTACGGCGGCAACGCCCTCCTGGGCAAGAAATGCTATGCCCTGCGCATCGCGTCGATCATGGCCCGGGACGAAGGCTGGCTCGCCGAGCACATGCTCATCCTGAAGCTCACCAGTCCGGAGAAGAAGGACTACTTCGTGGCGGCGGCCTTCCCCTCCGCTTGCGGCAAGACGAACCTCGCGCTGCTGGATCCCACGATCGAGGGCTGGAAGGTCGAGACCCTCGGCGATGACATCACCTGGATGCGCTTTGGGCACGACGGCGAGCTGCGCGCCACCAATCCGGAGGCCGGCCTGTTCGGCGTCGCTCCCGGTACCGGCTGGAGCACCAACCCCAACGCCATGCGCGCCATCGCCAAGGGCAACTCCATCTTCACCAACGTTGCGCTGACCGACACCGGCGGCGTCTGGTGGGAGGGCATGACGGACGAGGCTCCGGCACACCTGACCGACTGGCTGGGCAACGAATGGACGCCGGAGGCCGGCCACCCCGCCGCCCATCCGAACTCCCGCTTCTGCACGCCGATCGACCAGATCGACATGCTCGCCGAGGAATACCATTCCCCGAACGGCGTGCCGGTGTCGGCCATCCTCTTCGGCGGCCGCCGCAAGACCACGGTCCCGCTGGTGACCCAGTCCCGCGACTGGACCAACGGCATCTTCATGGGCTCCACCCTGTCCTCCGAAACCACAGCGGCCGCCGCAGGCCAAGTGGGCGTGGTCCGCCGCGATCCGATGGCCATGCTGCCGTTCATGGGTTACGACGCCGGAGACTACCTGCGCCACTGGATCACCCTCAGCGGCAAGGCCAACCAGGAAACCCTGCCCAAGATCTTCCTGGTCAACTGGTTCCGCCGCACGGCCGACGGCGGGTTCGCCTGGCCCGGCTTCGGCGACAACTCACGGGTGCTCAAGTGGGTTATCGAGCGGATCGAAGGAACCGCCGACGCGGTGGAAACTCCGATCGGCTTTGTGCCCACCGGAGAATCCCTGGACCTCACCGGCCTGGACATGACTCCGGCCGACGTCGAGGCCGCCGTGCGCGTGGACCCCGAGGAATGGAAGAAGGAGCTCGCAGGGATCGAGGAGTGGTACTCCCGTTTCGGCGAGTCACTGCCCGAGGATCTCGTCGCTGAGTTGCAGACCCTCAAGGAGCGTTTCGCTTCGGCGTAG